A single window of Pyxidicoccus xibeiensis DNA harbors:
- the bioB gene encoding biotin synthase BioB, translating into MPDTSAPSESFHGHSHTAAPPPPGVDVRHDWALAEVRAIYAMPLLDLVHRAQTVHRAVFQDNKVQLCSLLSIKTGGCSEDCAYCPQAARYKTGVKAEKLMAVPEVLEAASRARAAGATRFCMGAAWREVKDGPQFDSVLEMVRGVRSLGMEACATLGMLTDSQARRLREAGLSAYNHNLDTSPEHYGDIISTRTYDDRLRTLNRVRDAGISVCCGGIIGMGESVDDRCNLLRTLANQDHHPESVPINALVPVDGTPLAGQQRVETVDMVRTIATARILMPQAMVRLSAGRQQMNEEAQLLCMMAGANSLFFGEKLLTTGNPEYSQDMALLEKAGIRPLEPRREG; encoded by the coding sequence ATGCCCGACACCTCCGCCCCCAGTGAGTCCTTTCACGGCCACTCCCATACGGCCGCGCCGCCGCCGCCCGGCGTCGACGTGCGCCATGACTGGGCGCTCGCCGAGGTGCGCGCCATCTACGCCATGCCCCTGCTGGACCTGGTCCACCGGGCGCAGACGGTCCACCGGGCGGTGTTCCAGGACAACAAGGTGCAGCTGTGCTCGCTGCTGTCCATCAAGACGGGCGGCTGCTCCGAGGACTGCGCGTACTGCCCGCAGGCGGCCCGCTACAAGACGGGCGTGAAGGCGGAGAAGCTGATGGCGGTGCCGGAGGTGCTGGAGGCCGCGTCCCGCGCCCGCGCCGCCGGGGCCACCCGCTTCTGCATGGGCGCCGCGTGGCGCGAGGTGAAGGACGGCCCGCAGTTCGACAGCGTGCTGGAGATGGTGCGCGGCGTGCGCTCCCTGGGCATGGAGGCGTGCGCCACGCTGGGCATGCTCACCGACAGCCAGGCCAGGCGCCTGCGCGAGGCGGGCCTGTCCGCGTACAACCACAACCTGGACACGTCGCCCGAGCACTACGGCGACATCATCTCCACCCGCACCTATGACGACCGCCTCCGGACGCTGAACCGGGTGCGCGACGCCGGCATCTCCGTGTGCTGCGGCGGCATCATCGGCATGGGCGAGTCCGTGGACGACCGCTGCAACCTGCTGCGCACGCTGGCCAACCAGGACCACCACCCGGAGTCGGTGCCCATCAACGCGCTGGTGCCCGTGGACGGCACGCCCCTGGCGGGCCAGCAGCGCGTGGAGACGGTGGACATGGTGCGCACCATCGCCACCGCCCGCATCCTCATGCCCCAGGCCATGGTGCGCCTGTCCGCGGGCCGCCAGCAGATGAACGAGGAGGCGCAGCTGCTGTGCATGATGGCGGGCGCCAACTCGCTCTTCTTCGGCGAGAAGCTGCTCACCACCGGCAACCCCGAGTACAGCCAGGACATGGCCCTCTTGGAGAAGGCCGGCATCCGCCCGCTGGAGCCCCGGCGGGAGGGGTAG